One part of the Mya arenaria isolate MELC-2E11 chromosome 3, ASM2691426v1 genome encodes these proteins:
- the LOC128226591 gene encoding histone H1.2-like, giving the protein MSTDVAVPLDTVPANGDAEISPMETDSGAEGTAAAVAPVKSRKRGAKAAAGTDNKIASPKKNKQTKVPSAGKVHVATTEIVHPKYNEMIAAAIVALKERHGSSRQAILKYILANYTVQIDERKVNNHLKMSLRAGVKNGKLQQSKGSGACGSYKLASPSKTKAATPKPAQGSSPSKALTKVKVPEVARTKITHEKKSKKSGKMSVSPKKATKSAKKAVAVSPAKQTKASPVKAKTPAQAPNKVIKETKTPVTNDKSKKAPKMEKNANAGKKTKVSPESTDVSAEPKAVDGESVEEALPTSQTKPVVAPAVETPATNNTTVTQPAIPEAAKTTKGRGRSKKTTH; this is encoded by the exons ATGTCAACCGACGTTGCCGTGCCTTTGGACACTGTGCCCGCAAACGGGGATGCGGAAATATCGCCGATGGAGACGGACTCTGGGGCGGAGGGTACAGCCGCCGCAGTTGCGCCGGTTAAATCACGAAAGCGCGGTGCAAAAGCCGCCGCGGGAACGGATAATAAGATAGCGTCGcctaagaaaaacaaacagacgAAAGTTCCGAGCGCGGGCAAGGTACATGTAGCTACAACAGAAATTGTTCATCCGAAGTATAATGAAATGATTGCAGCAGCGATTGTCGCCCTCAAAGAGCGACACGGGTCATCGAGACAGGCGATTCTCAAGTACATTCTCGCCAATTACACCGTACAGATAGACGAACGGAAGGTGAACAACCACCTGAAGATGTCGCTACGGGCTGGTGTGAAAAACGGCAAACTCCAGCAGTCGAAGGGGTCCGGTGCTTGTG GCTCCTATAAACTTGCATCACCATCCAAAACAAAAGCTGCAACTCCCAAGCCAGCCCAGGGATCATCCCCTTCTAAAGCACTgaccaaggtcaaggtcccTGAGGTAGCAAGGACCAAAATCACTCACgaaaaaaaatctaagaaaTCCGGCAAGATGTCTGTATCCCCAAAGAAAGCCACTAAATCAGCAAAGAAGGCCGTCGCTGTATCACCAGCTAAACAAACTAAAGCTTCACCGGTGAAGGCCAAAACGCCGGCTCAGGCACCTAATAAGGTTATCAAGGAAACGAAGACACCagtgacaaatgacaaatcaaagAAAGCtcccaaaatggaaaaaaatgctaACGCCGGTAAAAAGACTAAAGTCAGCCCTGAGTCTACAGATGTCTCCGCGGAACCAAAGGCCGTTGATGGCGAATCGGTTGAAGAAGCTCTTCCCACTTCACAGACAAAGCCGGTGGTGGCACCTGCGGTTGAGACCCCTGCGACCAACAACACCACAGTTACGCAGCCCGCCATTCCAGAAGCGGCTAAAACAACCAAGGGCCGCGGTCGATCTAAGAAAACTACGCACTAA
- the LOC128225703 gene encoding uncharacterized protein LOC128225703 — MDVLELCVSVFLLVVSFHSTESQVNPQEFLNNYCDQLDVINEGVSGQVTSPQYPGNYPRSTKRGHCLAVRQAEVSIILEVTSLDLEDSSGCAADNVSIYTETKDFTLTAILCGNDLTQMPKLDAGRAALLQFWSNNETEGQGFVIKYSTKQKEIEHDRDSDRHDDGDGSGRSNNWGVVIIVVFSVLIAAMVGATVTICIFHRRHKAAKVVKFSGDVVEPSGVAKNV; from the exons ATGGATGTTTTGGAGCTTTGCGTTTCGGTTTTTCTTCTCGTCGTATCTTTTCATTCTACAGAGTCGCAAG TCAATCCACAagagtttttaaataattactgTGACCAACTTGACGTCATAAATGAGGGTGTTTCTGGCCAAGTGACGTCACCACAGTACCCGGGAAATTATCCTCG TTCGACGAAAAGGGGTCACTGCCTGGCCGTCCGACAGGCGGAGGTGTCCATAATTCTGGAGGTGACATCACTGGACTTGGAGGACAGCTCCGGTTGCGCCGCCGACAACGTTTCAATCTACACTG AGACGAAGGATTTTACTCTCACGGCTATCCTGTGCGGCAATGACCTTACCCAGATGCCCAAACTAGATGCCGGAAGGGCCGCCCTGTTACAATTCTGGTCCAATAACGAGACCGAGGGGCAGggatttgttataaaatactcaacaaaacaaaaggaaATAG AGCACGACCGGGATTCAGACCGCCATGATGACGGTGACGGTAGTGGCCGCTCGAACAACTGGGGCGTGGTCATCATAGTGGTTTTCTCCGTCCTGATTGCCGCCATGGTCGGCGCGACAGTGACAATCTGCATCTTTCACCGTCGGCATAAGGCCGCCAAGGTGGTCAAGTTTAGCGGAGATGTCGTCGAGCCATCTGGTGTGGCCAAGAAcgtttaa